AGTTTTTAAATGGAGATAATTTAtcaatcattaaaaataaatcatttgaCTAACTATTATTAAACCATAATACAACTCCGGTTAACATACAAAAAatgtttctttagtttttaggtataattaatttatcttaaatttatCACAAGAGaattctaatttttatataatagttttaaaagtttttcGGGGTTTTTTGTATAGTTGAAAAAGTGATTGATTATGAATTTAAGTGAAGTAATTCGAGGAAACTTCCAACTCAATGATTTAAACCGAgcctaataatttttttaacaggtTCTTTGGCGCGACATTGTTCAATACAATGACAACAATTCCTTTCCGTGTCCGTATGATTATAGTCTTTAATCAGAGTTGTATTTTCCCCTATAATTGAGTTTAATAACGTACTTAATTAATAGTACTATTACTATCGTTGTTAATCTCTCCGCCACATATTAAGACACTATATATACGCTGCTTACTCATTAATGTTCTGTAATAGAATCGACAagcctctctcttctctctctctccctcaatATTCTGACTATGGAGATGAACGGCGATCAACCGCCGCTGATCTGGCCGCAGTTCGAATCTACTGGATACACTCGCCGACGATCTCAAATTCCGACGATTATAGTTCCAGCGATGATCGGAGTGATTTCAGCAGCTATGTTTCTTCTGTTTACGACCTTTGTCGTCCCTCCGTTCCTCTCGGTCACAACCCAGATTCTTCAGCCAGCTACGGTGAAGAGAGGATGGGACTCGATCAACGTGGTTTTAGTAGTTTTCGCGATTCTCTGCGGCGTACTCGCCAGACGAAACGACGACGGATCTTCTCCGTCTTCACATggccaagaagaagaagtagcaGCTGTCGCAAGCGGCGAAGTGATCGCCGGTGAAGAGACTACAATCTCTTCCTCGCCGGCGGTTTCGCACGAGTGGTTTGATGACGTGTATGACGCTGATAGGCTAAAGATCTACGAGAGCTTTAGTAGCCGGAGTTTCTCGCATAGTTTACCGGTTACCGGAACCGTACCGTTGAGGCGTAGCAGTACGTCGTATCCTGACCTGAGAAACGGAGTTCTCAGAAGAAGTGATGACCGACCGTTCCGGTTCTACGATGATTTCGAAATCGACAAGTACCGATCGCATTCAACGGTGGTGATTGACGAACAACCTCAGAGTCGCtttaaaactgaaatacaaGAATCTGAGCCTAAGGAGATTCATGTTGATAAGTTCGTGGTAAGACCGTCTTCTCCGCCGCAACAACCACCGGAACCACCACCTAATCCTCCACCTCCGGCTGAAGTTGTGCAGAAACCGAGAAGGACTCATCGTTCCGTCAGAAACAGAGATACGCACGAAAAGCCAAGACGCAGTGACACTACTTCTGATTCAAGATTTAAACGAACGTTACGGCCTCCGCCGTCACCACCtccgcctccacctcctccaccGCCTCCGCTTGTAACCGCCACGCCACCGAGGACTCTTCAGCGGAGAAAAAG
This genomic stretch from Brassica napus cultivar Da-Ae chromosome C9, Da-Ae, whole genome shotgun sequence harbors:
- the LOC106417459 gene encoding formin-like protein 13, translated to MEMNGDQPPLIWPQFESTGYTRRRSQIPTIIVPAMIGVISAAMFLLFTTFVVPPFLSVTTQILQPATVKRGWDSINVVLVVFAILCGVLARRNDDGSSPSSHGQEEEVAAVASGEVIAGEETTISSSPAVSHEWFDDVYDADRLKIYESFSSRSFSHSLPVTGTVPLRRSSTSYPDLRNGVLRRSDDRPFRFYDDFEIDKYRSHSTVVIDEQPQSRFKTEIQESEPKEIHVDKFVVRPSSPPQQPPEPPPNPPPPAEVVQKPRRTHRSVRNRDTHEKPRRSDTTSDSRFKRTLRPPPSPPPPPPPPPPPLVTATPPRTLQRRKSNAAKEIKMVFASLYNQGKRKKKLQKHKRKEGTESPVVVEAEPPQYRSSIPPPSPPPPPPPPPPRSSQSVFYGLFKKGVKSKKIHSIPAPPPPPPPRMTKLAPQTPPRRVKSGRPPRPTKPTSFNEESYQGSPLIQTTPPPPPPPPFRVPPLKFVVSGDFAKIRSNQSSRCSSPEREVIDVGWGLELTQSEGGEENNAAVNSGGAAGTGFCPSPDVNTKADNFIARLRDEWRLDKMNSVSVKGKRNMSSV